The Podospora pseudoanserina strain CBS 124.78 chromosome 7 map unlocalized CBS124.78p_7, whole genome shotgun sequence region GGCATGTGAAGAAGGTCTCGATTCACGGGACGAAGAAGCTGCCAAGCCGCAGCAACACGGGCAACACCAGCGGCTACGCTGAGGAGACCAACATATACACCGAGACGAGAATGTTGCAAGACCAGTCAAGACGGCTTCGTAAGTCTCTCTCTGCACCCACCCTTATGGTACAcagcatttttttttttggctgaCGTATGCTCTTACGACAGTCTACATTGGAGATGCCTCGACACTGTCCATCCTGCAGCTGATTCGGATTATTGTCGAAAGCACATCGGGGACAGAGATGGGGTCTCCTTTTATCGACGATCCTAAGAGGCATCGCATTCAGGAAACCATCATTGACTTTCCTGAGAACACACGGGTACCGACCCTGTTGCCGGACCAGGAAACAACCCATGTTCTCATAGCTTCCTATTTTACAAATGTGGGTCCACCCCTTTTAGCCCCCTTTCTCTGACATTCAACGGCGGCTGACCCCACCTTGTCTAGACCTGCGGGATCGTGGAGGTGTTTGACAGAAAACAGTTTATGCAGTCGGTGGAGGCTTGCTATCGGGACCCACCATCGGCCAACAACTACTTCTTGTGTCACCTCTTCTTGGTGCTGGCTCTTGGTCTCCTCTTTGCTGCGCCTACCCCAGGTAGCCGGGAAGAGCatgtcatcaacaagcagCTCTCTGCAAGGCCAGACAGGGCAGAGTTGTACTTTAGGAGCGCTCGAACGATGTGTGATCCCGGTGCTGGGTTTGAGGACGCTGACTTTTGGTCGGTTCAGGCGCTGTCGTTGATGACACTCTACATGTTGACTATCCCCAAGAGGAACACGGCGTATGCTTATCTCGGGATGGCTGTTCGGTCAGCGTATGCTTTGGGCCTGCATAGAGAGGAGACGTTGAGGGATGTCATCTTTACGCCGGGAGAGATGAAAGTCAGGCGGAACTTGTGGAAGACACTGTTCATCTTGGATCGATTCTTGGCGGCAACCTTGGGCAGGCCCACCGCCATCTCGGGCCACGACTGCTCGATGAATATCTTctcggatgatgatgccgtcAACTCTATGGAGATCACTGGGGAGTTTGACCCGGTTCACGCCAAGAGCTTGCATGCTTGTGTCGAGACCTGTCGGATTATTGGCGACACGTTGAGGGTCTTTTCTTCGCGCAAGATTTCCACCACGAAGGTGCAGGAGATCATCAACGACATGTCTATGGACTGGGAAGATGATTTACAAGCTGCCCTGCAACGCCGTCTATCAAACGCTGGTCCTGCTCGAAGCCCGGcgcatggcatggcatccTTACATGTCAACCTTCTGGCACTCCATTCACTGATCCTTCTTACCAGGCAGCTCTTTGTTATGCACAACTGGATGCTTGTCGAGCAGCGGtctgggaagaagaagccctcaCCAATTCACGAGTCGCCCATGGCGAGGTTCTCAGAGGCCTGCGTCCTGGCTTCCTACCAAACGATTCAGCTTGTCcagcaagctcgagaagaacAACAGCTCCCTCGAAGGAACCCTTTTGTCATGTAAGTGTTCTCTCCTCACGGGGACAAGGCCTTCTCCCATTTCTAACCGCCCCCAGATACTTTGTCTTCGCCGCCAGCCTCGTCATCCTGATGAACCAATTCTCGTGCCTCTACTACACAAACGCCTACGACAAAACCATCCGCGACGCAGTCGATTTCATGGAATACTGCACCAAACTCGACCCCCAAGCCGAGCGTgtcctcgacatcatcacccgcTTCGCAAAAGTAGTAGACAAAtggacaaaaaaaaacaaatacGACGCCCCCCCCTTATCGGAAgacctctccttcctctacAGCCACCCGTCCAGTCCCCAACCCGAGCCTGCCAATACCCTGTCGGGAGGACCAGTAGTGGCAAGTCCCCTCCAggaaaccaccacccaccccgacccatcccatcccagttatcccccccaacaccaccgcttcAACGACCCCGGCCTGTTGACTCCCCCCCAAataacctcctccaaaatgCCCCTGTCTGACATCCTCGCCCCCACAACCCAACAGGACACCCGCATGAACGGCAtgtcacccctcctcccacaacaacaacaacaacaacaacaacaacaacaacaacaacaaccgccaccacaccaacaacaaacccaaaacGACTCCCCTGGTTATAACAGAGAGATCGAATTCGACTTTGACAACCTCTGGAACAACTggctcaacctcccccaaccagccatcgtccctcccactcccaccgcGGGCATATCACCCCTCACCGGGCCACCGCAATTCTCCCCCGTTGCGGCGGCAGCCCAGCCGGAGCCTTTTCCCGGTGCGTACACCACCAttcctgttgttgttcatCACTCTCCCCCTGGGGTTCCCGTCTCGGTTGTCGCTGGGGGACAACCAGCAATCGGGCATGCGGGGAtggggcatcatcatcatcagcaccatcatcatgggaATAACATACCCTTGTATCACTCCTCGAGTACATTTGGCTGATGATCAGGAACACATAAAAAGTAGTGTTTGGAGCAACGCCGCATAACAGGGGTCCGATTAGGCAAGGGCAGCAGTGGTTCGTGAGGAGTCCTTGAA contains the following coding sequences:
- a CDS encoding uncharacterized protein (COG:E; EggNog:ENOG503NVW8) produces the protein MQSWDETLAAQASQASIGGSALSSPTAPLPPPLAGRGHVKKVSIHGTKKLPSRSNTGNTSGYAEETNIYTETRMLQDQSRRLLYIGDASTLSILQLIRIIVESTSGTEMGSPFIDDPKRHRIQETIIDFPENTRVPTLLPDQETTHVLIASYFTNTCGIVEVFDRKQFMQSVEACYRDPPSANNYFLCHLFLVLALGLLFAAPTPGSREEHVINKQLSARPDRAELYFRSARTMCDPGAGFEDADFWSVQALSLMTLYMLTIPKRNTAYAYLGMAVRSAYALGLHREETLRDVIFTPGEMKVRRNLWKTLFILDRFLAATLGRPTAISGHDCSMNIFSDDDAVNSMEITGEFDPVHAKSLHACVETCRIIGDTLRVFSSRKISTTKVQEIINDMSMDWEDDLQAALQRRLSNAGPARSPAHGMASLHVNLLALHSLILLTRQLFVMHNWMLVEQRSGKKKPSPIHESPMARFSEACVLASYQTIQLVQQAREEQQLPRRNPFVIYFVFAASLVILMNQFSCLYYTNAYDKTIRDAVDFMEYCTKLDPQAERVLDIITRFAKVVDKWTKKNKYDAPPLSEDLSFLYSHPSSPQPEPANTLSGGPVVASPLQETTTHPDPSHPSYPPQHHRFNDPGLLTPPQITSSKMPLSDILAPTTQQDTRMNGMSPLLPQQQQQQQQQQQQQQPPPHQQQTQNDSPGYNREIEFDFDNLWNNWLNLPQPAIVPPTPTAGISPLTGPPQFSPVAAAAQPEPFPVFGATPHNRGPIRQGQQWFVRSP